The following proteins come from a genomic window of Clostridia bacterium:
- a CDS encoding RiPP maturation radical SAM C-methyltransferase, which translates to MQDFIRTYLEKVLDKNTDILFIVTPFASLKFPSIGLHILQAVAESKGFSSNVLYLSNLLAACMGRNNYEAIYRQSRIGMLGERLFSRSAYGMKALGGGLEELFSFPDSREGQNSANDLFEYFYQNDDFFDVEKVVELEKLCYSFINYCTDTISEYDYKIVGCSTMFEQTNSAVAVINKVKQFDKSIVTIIGGANCEGDMSKGISSLSESIDYVFSGESELTFASFLDSYIKNELPDDRIFYGEPLKDFDTYGSLKYDDFFRQLKQMPESELPDDIAILLESSRGCWWGAKNKCTFCGINKERECFRQKSREKILKEFLEITGKHPGVRVQMTDNIMPYEYFNSFVPDLIGAGNKVPVFYEQKANLDFYKLLQLADAGIKSIQPGVESLSTGMLKLLNKGVKAWQNILLLRNARSIDMDVHWNLLWGAPGDEGIFYSEILDILPLISHLQPPVNFSHIDIHRFSSYYEHPNEYNIENLVPSEKHRNVFPDDTDVSLLAYSFSGTYSCGAYENIDLIKSIYQIVNGWKLQWPDKMPVLTITEFMGQYLIYDTRTVAVTKHTLFDKKTANEIMKVQSYCKSDFQETALKNKWAVVVDTKYIPVITAQRELMIQFEQIDDS; encoded by the coding sequence ATGCAAGATTTTATAAGAACATATTTGGAAAAGGTTTTGGACAAAAATACGGACATTCTATTTATTGTAACTCCGTTTGCTTCACTGAAATTTCCTTCTATAGGTCTGCATATCCTTCAGGCGGTTGCTGAAAGTAAAGGGTTCAGCTCAAATGTTCTCTATCTCAGCAATTTACTTGCTGCATGCATGGGAAGAAATAATTATGAAGCAATATACAGACAGTCCAGAATAGGCATGCTTGGAGAAAGGCTGTTTTCCAGGAGCGCTTATGGTATGAAGGCGTTAGGTGGAGGGCTGGAAGAGCTTTTTTCTTTCCCGGATAGCAGAGAAGGGCAAAACAGTGCAAATGATTTATTTGAGTATTTTTATCAAAATGATGATTTCTTTGATGTGGAGAAAGTAGTTGAACTTGAGAAATTGTGCTACAGCTTTATAAATTATTGTACAGATACAATTTCAGAATATGATTATAAAATTGTTGGCTGCTCGACAATGTTTGAACAGACTAATTCTGCTGTAGCGGTAATCAATAAGGTTAAGCAGTTTGATAAATCGATAGTGACAATTATCGGAGGAGCAAACTGTGAAGGGGATATGTCCAAGGGAATATCCTCACTATCGGAATCAATTGATTATGTCTTTTCCGGTGAAAGTGAGCTGACTTTCGCCAGCTTCTTAGATTCGTACATAAAAAATGAGCTGCCTGATGACAGGATATTTTATGGAGAGCCGCTAAAAGACTTTGATACATATGGCAGCTTGAAATACGATGACTTTTTTCGGCAACTTAAACAAATGCCGGAAAGTGAACTTCCGGATGATATAGCTATTTTGCTTGAATCAAGCCGGGGATGCTGGTGGGGAGCAAAAAATAAATGTACCTTCTGCGGAATAAACAAAGAGAGGGAATGTTTCCGGCAAAAATCCCGGGAAAAAATCCTGAAGGAATTTCTTGAAATTACCGGGAAGCACCCTGGTGTTCGTGTTCAGATGACGGATAATATTATGCCTTACGAGTATTTTAATTCCTTCGTACCAGACTTGATCGGGGCAGGAAACAAGGTGCCTGTTTTTTACGAACAGAAGGCGAATCTCGATTTCTATAAATTATTACAATTGGCTGATGCAGGCATCAAGAGTATTCAGCCGGGAGTCGAATCTCTTTCCACAGGTATGCTTAAGCTTTTGAACAAAGGTGTGAAAGCCTGGCAAAACATACTTCTTCTAAGAAATGCCCGTTCAATTGACATGGACGTGCACTGGAATCTCCTTTGGGGAGCTCCGGGAGATGAAGGAATATTTTATAGCGAAATACTTGATATTTTGCCGCTTATAAGCCATTTGCAACCACCCGTCAATTTCAGCCACATTGATATTCATAGATTCAGCAGCTACTATGAACATCCTAATGAATACAATATTGAAAATCTTGTACCCAGTGAAAAACATAGAAACGTTTTTCCGGATGATACGGATGTATCACTACTCGCTTATAGCTTTTCCGGCACATATAGCTGTGGAGCCTATGAGAATATTGACCTTATTAAGAGTATTTACCAGATAGTGAACGGATGGAAGTTACAATGGCCGGATAAAATGCCGGTATTAACAATTACAGAATTTATGGGACAGTACCTCATATATGATACCAGAACTGTTGCAGTTACGAAACATACTTTGTTTGACAAGAAAACAGCAAATGAAATAATGAAAGTTCAGAGTTATTGCAAGTCTGATTTCCAAGAAACAGCACTGAAAAACAAATGGGCAGTGGTGGTTGATACAAAGTATATTCCGGTTATTACTGCCCAAAGGGAGTTAATGATTCAGTTTGAACAGATAGACGATAGTTGA
- a CDS encoding B12-binding domain-containing radical SAM protein: MKICLINPPNIWGRTVGSEWSENFSTMPYLGIAYIASCLQMKGYEADVYDCPGQNISLEELICILAVYKYDIIGISMFYFNFSDANRIISVVKSIHPNTFIFAGGYFATLSYETVLNANENIDCCVLGEGEYTVADIAEAVANRRDWRALGNIAYKNGGDIIQNEIKPSTSYLDQLPFPQRAFIRNKAGIVSILTSRGCYGKCSFCSEEEFSMMNGTKGIRYRSVANVVNEIEQLVKEYNPRMIRINDSNFCDGSARRKRWLREFYEAMIERNIHVKIIANTRANDVIKNKQELGLLKEVGLDTLFVGIESFVQRQLDLYNKKTTVAQNIESLDIISDLCLKVEIGFMIFEPFTTIEEIIVNLNTLKNTGVAKFLGAGQDIPSTASCYIPIERTALYNSLKEKNLLINNQTGYEFQDTRVALLHILMNEWKPKLEPCIARKYLLHKAAAIGDKECEQELQSWFRELYSYDVDFLLEAAESIKNQKMNICDFSLFVEEKEAGLEVINCKYHETLKKLV, translated from the coding sequence ATGAAGATATGCCTAATTAATCCCCCAAACATCTGGGGAAGAACTGTGGGGAGTGAATGGTCAGAAAATTTTTCCACGATGCCTTATTTGGGTATTGCATATATTGCTTCCTGCCTTCAGATGAAAGGGTATGAAGCAGATGTTTATGACTGTCCCGGTCAAAACATTTCATTGGAAGAGTTGATATGCATATTGGCTGTATATAAATATGACATAATAGGCATTTCCATGTTTTATTTCAATTTTTCAGATGCAAACAGAATAATCAGTGTAGTTAAGTCCATACATCCTAATACATTCATATTTGCCGGCGGTTATTTTGCTACTTTGAGCTATGAAACAGTATTAAATGCAAATGAAAATATAGATTGCTGTGTTTTGGGAGAAGGCGAATATACAGTAGCAGATATTGCAGAAGCAGTTGCAAACCGAAGAGATTGGAGAGCGTTGGGGAATATTGCCTATAAAAACGGAGGGGACATAATACAGAATGAAATAAAGCCATCGACGTCATATCTGGATCAATTGCCTTTCCCGCAGAGAGCATTTATCAGAAATAAAGCAGGTATAGTGTCAATCCTTACTTCAAGAGGATGTTATGGAAAATGCAGCTTCTGCAGTGAAGAAGAGTTCTCGATGATGAATGGGACTAAGGGTATCAGGTACAGGAGTGTGGCTAATGTCGTCAATGAAATTGAACAGCTTGTCAAGGAATATAATCCAAGAATGATACGGATCAATGATTCAAATTTCTGCGACGGTTCTGCCAGAAGAAAAAGGTGGCTTCGCGAGTTTTATGAGGCTATGATTGAAAGAAACATACATGTAAAAATAATAGCTAATACAAGAGCAAACGATGTAATCAAAAACAAGCAGGAACTAGGGCTTTTGAAAGAGGTGGGGCTTGATACCCTTTTTGTAGGGATTGAAAGCTTTGTCCAGAGACAGCTTGATCTATATAATAAGAAGACAACAGTAGCGCAGAATATTGAGTCACTGGACATTATTTCTGATCTTTGTCTGAAGGTGGAAATCGGGTTTATGATTTTTGAGCCGTTTACTACTATTGAAGAGATCATCGTAAATCTTAATACACTCAAAAATACCGGAGTTGCAAAATTTTTAGGTGCCGGCCAGGATATACCTTCTACAGCAAGCTGCTATATCCCTATTGAAAGAACTGCGCTTTATAACTCCTTGAAAGAAAAGAACTTATTGATAAATAATCAAACCGGTTATGAATTCCAAGATACAAGAGTTGCACTCCTTCATATTCTGATGAATGAATGGAAACCAAAACTGGAGCCATGTATAGCCAGAAAATATCTTTTGCATAAAGCAGCGGCTATAGGTGATAAAGAATGTGAACAAGAACTGCAAAGCTGGTTCAGGGAATTGTATTCTTATGATGTGGATTTCCTTCTGGAAGCGGCTGAGTCAATAAAAAACCAAAAGATGAATATCTGCGATTTTTCCTTATTTGTTGAGGAAAAGGAAGCCGGATTGGAAGTAATTAACTGTAAGTATCACGAAACACTAAAAAAGCTGGTCTAA
- a CDS encoding homocitrate synthase, whose protein sequence is MDVHIVDTTLRDGEQKAGIALGVNQKVHIARILDSIGIYQIEAGIPAMGEEEKQSIKRMSALSLKSRISTWNRLNIEDIKQSVGCGADIIHISVPSSDIQIRAKLGKDREWILENLKRCIAYAQKKSHEVTIGLEDASRADMEFLLQIMTAVLREGVNRVRYADTVGILYRKRIYDDIKIIKKKMKIDIEIHTHNDMGMAVSNSLSAVKGGASFVDCTIGGIGERAGNCDYLQFVKAAKACLRIFQEIDELRLYEVQEEILGIMKYSRVGS, encoded by the coding sequence ATGGACGTACATATTGTTGATACAACCTTGAGGGATGGCGAACAGAAAGCAGGAATAGCACTGGGTGTAAATCAAAAAGTACATATAGCCAGAATTCTGGATTCTATCGGTATTTACCAGATCGAAGCCGGAATACCTGCCATGGGTGAAGAGGAAAAGCAGAGTATAAAAAGAATGTCGGCACTCAGCTTGAAAAGCAGAATATCAACCTGGAACAGGCTGAATATCGAGGACATCAAACAATCTGTTGGCTGTGGGGCTGATATAATACATATATCGGTACCGTCATCTGATATACAGATCAGGGCAAAGCTCGGAAAAGACAGAGAATGGATTTTGGAAAATTTAAAAAGATGTATAGCTTATGCACAGAAAAAAAGCCATGAAGTCACAATAGGATTAGAGGATGCATCAAGGGCTGACATGGAATTTTTGCTGCAGATTATGACTGCTGTACTTCGGGAGGGTGTGAATAGGGTAAGGTATGCAGACACAGTGGGGATACTTTATAGAAAGCGGATTTATGATGATATAAAAATCATAAAAAAGAAAATGAAAATAGATATTGAGATACATACTCATAATGATATGGGCATGGCGGTTTCCAATTCTTTATCGGCTGTCAAGGGTGGCGCCTCTTTTGTTGACTGTACAATCGGAGGTATTGGTGAACGTGCAGGAAATTGTGACTACTTGCAGTTTGTAAAAGCAGCAAAGGCTTGCCTGAGGATATTCCAAGAAATAGACGAGTTAAGATTATATGAAGTTCAGGAGGAAATATTAGGAATTATGAAATACAGCCGGGTAGGTTCTTAG
- a CDS encoding citramalate synthase, with translation MDINRQRNKKIIDRTLPEVFCSNKELRRIDILNLSRMLNTLGVDFIEVDLRILEIAGELPAEPDFLYRVDSESALEGLSLFSFKAVVINSNVLHFDSILNELGLQHKDITIEVRAETIEDLKNLRRLKDKNWIKSIRNIRIIGLNRFVSTSWLRLCDSIKRVLGVSIDICPENIFYNATASAVDAIMDTADCITASFTGYGGNSGYAAIEQVLAFVKVMTNASERIRLNILPDLARVFSEAAGIGIPENMPVIGENIFRYESGIHADGISKNPMTYEPYDPEIVGQKRKLSIGKHSGRKSVMKKLQELGIEGEHVEVADFLKVIRERSISLQRNLEDNEIIDLLKLPAISNI, from the coding sequence ATGGATATTAATAGACAAAGAAACAAGAAAATAATAGACAGGACACTGCCGGAAGTATTTTGTTCTAATAAGGAATTAAGAAGGATAGATATTTTAAATCTGAGCCGGATGCTGAATACCCTTGGTGTAGATTTTATAGAAGTAGACCTTCGCATACTTGAAATAGCAGGCGAACTACCTGCAGAACCGGATTTTCTATACAGAGTTGATTCGGAATCAGCACTGGAAGGATTATCACTATTTTCTTTTAAGGCTGTTGTAATAAACAGTAATGTTCTTCACTTCGATAGTATTCTTAACGAGCTGGGTCTACAGCACAAGGATATTACGATAGAGGTCAGAGCGGAGACAATTGAAGATTTAAAAAATCTGAGAAGGTTAAAGGATAAGAATTGGATAAAGAGTATCAGAAATATAAGAATAATAGGGCTGAACCGCTTTGTATCAACCTCGTGGCTGAGGCTTTGCGACAGTATTAAAAGGGTACTGGGGGTAAGTATCGACATTTGCCCGGAAAATATTTTCTATAATGCAACTGCTTCAGCAGTAGATGCAATAATGGATACCGCTGATTGCATTACCGCATCATTTACAGGCTATGGGGGAAATTCGGGCTATGCTGCCATTGAACAGGTATTGGCGTTTGTTAAGGTAATGACTAATGCGTCTGAAAGGATCAGGCTAAATATATTACCTGATCTGGCAAGAGTTTTTTCAGAGGCTGCAGGTATTGGAATTCCGGAAAACATGCCGGTGATCGGAGAAAATATTTTCAGGTACGAATCGGGTATACATGCCGATGGTATAAGCAAAAACCCTATGACTTATGAGCCATATGATCCTGAGATTGTTGGACAGAAAAGAAAATTATCCATAGGCAAGCATTCAGGTAGAAAGTCCGTTATGAAAAAGCTGCAGGAGCTTGGAATTGAGGGGGAGCATGTTGAGGTAGCAGATTTCTTAAAAGTAATAAGGGAAAGGAGTATTTCACTCCAAAGAAATCTTGAGGATAATGAAATTATAGACTTGCTGAAATTGCCTGCTATATCAAATATATAG
- a CDS encoding ABC transporter permease, with amino-acid sequence MERTVNGNCTYGKMHVENVAAVHRLRFDREWLLRPVTLLFSILYFIVIAIPIYAIFSSAGIKNIFSSLAKTDNMAALRISTQTTLFTVLLIFLICTPVVFYLSTKKENTFSKILEILVCMPTVLPPAVAGIGLLLAFGRTGFIGACLDRLNIEVVFTPAAVVLSQFFVASGFYIQVLKTGMDTIDAEIFEVSYLLGLGKVETFIRVIIPMLAKPLIAGLMLSWTRALGEFGATIMFAGNMSGITRTIPLQIYTLLQTDIMLAASVSILLLVISFLLLFILKIIFRG; translated from the coding sequence ATGGAAAGGACAGTAAATGGGAATTGTACCTATGGGAAAATGCATGTAGAAAATGTTGCAGCGGTTCATAGGCTGAGATTTGACAGGGAATGGTTATTGCGTCCCGTAACATTGCTTTTTAGTATTCTGTACTTTATAGTGATTGCTATCCCGATTTATGCCATTTTTTCTTCAGCAGGTATAAAAAACATCTTTTCTTCGCTTGCAAAAACTGATAATATGGCTGCTTTGAGGATAAGTACCCAAACCACTCTTTTTACTGTCCTGCTTATTTTCTTAATATGCACGCCTGTAGTGTTTTACCTGTCAACCAAAAAAGAAAATACATTTTCGAAGATACTGGAGATCCTGGTATGTATGCCTACTGTATTACCTCCGGCTGTTGCAGGAATCGGCCTGCTCCTGGCGTTTGGTAGAACAGGGTTTATAGGAGCCTGTCTTGACCGGCTGAATATTGAAGTGGTTTTTACCCCTGCTGCGGTTGTTTTATCACAGTTTTTTGTTGCATCAGGCTTCTACATACAAGTATTGAAAACAGGTATGGACACAATTGACGCTGAAATATTTGAAGTTTCCTATCTGCTTGGCTTGGGGAAAGTGGAGACATTTATAAGAGTAATAATTCCCATGCTGGCAAAGCCTTTGATAGCCGGGCTTATGCTTTCGTGGACAAGGGCATTGGGCGAGTTCGGAGCTACGATAATGTTTGCTGGGAATATGAGCGGAATAACCCGTACGATTCCACTTCAAATATATACTCTCCTGCAAACGGATATAATGTTGGCTGCTTCTGTTTCAATATTACTTTTAGTAATTTCTTTTCTCCTGCTTTTCATACTGAAGATTATTTTCAGAGGTTGA
- the modA gene encoding molybdate ABC transporter substrate-binding protein, with protein MAKRICVYFTCIVFSYIFIGCGIGKTHVDQDKPQEIIVFAAASLTESFTELGAEFEGLENGRAKVVFNFAGSQVLKTSVENGVKADIFASANTRYINELKEKGYLNKYSIFAKNKLVLIKNSSSSYSVKKLGDLAADGMKIAVGDKSVPVGMYWEQVVEEALGNGEMDDEEKSRIESNIKTIELNVKDVVGKVVLNEVDVGIVYRTDITRALSGKIEYISLPVFERFSSDYPAAVLKDSESNTEALKFFNFLLSDRGKEILKKHNFITDD; from the coding sequence ATGGCTAAAAGAATATGTGTGTATTTTACCTGTATAGTTTTTTCATATATATTTATTGGTTGCGGGATTGGAAAAACACATGTTGACCAGGATAAACCGCAGGAAATCATAGTATTTGCTGCAGCAAGCCTTACCGAGAGTTTTACTGAACTGGGAGCTGAATTTGAAGGGCTTGAAAACGGCAGAGCGAAAGTTGTCTTTAATTTTGCTGGAAGCCAGGTATTGAAGACGTCGGTTGAAAATGGTGTGAAAGCTGATATATTTGCAAGCGCAAATACCAGATATATTAATGAACTTAAAGAAAAGGGATACCTAAATAAATATTCAATATTTGCAAAAAACAAACTTGTACTGATCAAAAATTCAAGCAGCAGTTACAGTGTAAAAAAACTGGGTGATTTAGCCGCGGATGGTATGAAAATTGCTGTAGGTGACAAAAGCGTACCTGTAGGGATGTACTGGGAACAGGTGGTTGAAGAGGCTTTGGGCAATGGTGAAATGGATGATGAGGAAAAAAGCAGGATAGAAAGTAATATAAAAACCATAGAGCTTAATGTTAAGGATGTTGTCGGTAAGGTCGTGTTAAATGAAGTGGATGTTGGTATTGTCTATAGGACGGATATTACTAGGGCTTTATCAGGAAAGATTGAATATATAAGTCTGCCTGTTTTTGAAAGATTCAGCTCAGATTACCCGGCAGCCGTTTTAAAAGACTCCGAGAGCAATACGGAAGCCCTTAAATTCTTCAATTTTTTATTATCCGACAGAGGGAAGGAAATTTTGAAAAAGCATAATTTTATTACTGATGACTAG
- a CDS encoding (2Fe-2S) ferredoxin domain-containing protein, giving the protein MVKPKYHVFVCTSSRINGQQKGYCHSKDSVGIVQALMEEIDSRELSGEVMVTNTGCFGICSTGTIVVVYPEGVWYKEVTAGDVAEIVESHFENGKKVERLEIR; this is encoded by the coding sequence ATGGTAAAACCAAAATATCACGTATTTGTTTGTACAAGTTCAAGGATTAATGGGCAGCAGAAGGGATATTGCCATTCAAAGGACTCAGTGGGAATAGTCCAGGCGTTAATGGAAGAGATCGACAGCAGAGAGTTGTCGGGGGAGGTAATGGTAACAAATACAGGATGCTTCGGAATATGCAGCACGGGTACTATCGTGGTTGTTTATCCTGAAGGAGTATGGTACAAGGAAGTGACTGCCGGGGATGTAGCAGAAATTGTAGAATCTCATTTTGAAAATGGCAAAAAGGTTGAGAGACTCGAAATAAGATGA
- the nifB gene encoding nitrogenase cofactor biosynthesis protein NifB: protein MKNRNFVNLNINPCKMCMPMGAVSAIKGIGNSMIILHGSQGCSTYIRRHMAGHYNEPIDVASSSLNEEGTVYGGESNLKKALRNVIRLYNPEIIGVATTCLAETIGEDIKRITREYMEEEGLERCFVVPLCTPGYGGTQFEGYFAALTGIVKEFSADDKPNKRINIITPSLNPGDVRNIKAILEAFNIDYVLLPDVSRTLDSPYNKDFKRIPEGGTRLQDIKMMGGAIATIELGLTIPESISPGVFLKENFNVPLFRCPLPIGVRNTDKFINILSKLAGKPVPPSLQEERGRLLDGMIDSHKHNAEGRAVIYGEPELVFAISSMCLENGITPVLISTGSQNKVLKQLVEGIRNNEAPVVIDETDFETIQSYVKELNANILIGNSDGKMITEKEGVPLVRAGFPIHDRVGGQRLAYTGYSGTLRLLDEITNTLLEKKYEKYRSVMFSKYFDGRGYEGMGKEDKTASHPCFSGGACSNARMHIPVAPACNISCNYCNRKFDCVNESRPGVTSEVLSPEAAAAKFVLIREKIDNLRVVGIAGPGDALADFENTRKAVKLIREAEPDITFCLSTNGLMLPFYAEEIIKLGVSHVTITINAIDAEIGAKIYKEVNYMGSKLTGKYAAEVLIANQLAGLKYLSWKGVVCKVNIVMIKGINDDHIGLVVKKAKECGAFMTNIMPLIPAKGSVFENMPMTNNIELNALRKRCEIDLKQMYHCKQCRADAVGTLGQDRSSEFRSSKCGGCSIKVKESKKASYTFAVATKSGVLVDQHFGHAEEFHIYGYIDSAISFIEKRRVIKYCDGGEECDSEETKITSIIKMIEDCNAILVMRIGYGPMKRLEEKNIRVIQVCSPVEDAIRQAITEIVDKEEHMAGVV from the coding sequence ATGAAAAACCGCAATTTTGTAAATTTAAATATAAATCCCTGTAAGATGTGCATGCCGATGGGGGCTGTATCAGCCATTAAAGGCATAGGAAACAGCATGATTATCCTCCATGGTTCCCAAGGTTGCAGTACTTACATCAGAAGGCATATGGCCGGACATTATAATGAACCCATAGATGTAGCATCCTCCTCACTGAATGAAGAGGGCACGGTTTACGGCGGTGAGAGCAACTTAAAAAAAGCACTCAGGAATGTTATAAGGCTCTATAATCCTGAGATAATCGGCGTAGCAACAACCTGTCTGGCGGAAACCATAGGAGAGGACATTAAAAGGATCACCCGGGAATACATGGAGGAAGAAGGCCTGGAAAGGTGCTTTGTAGTTCCGCTCTGTACCCCAGGCTACGGGGGTACACAATTTGAAGGATACTTTGCTGCATTAACAGGTATAGTGAAGGAATTTTCAGCAGACGACAAACCAAATAAAAGGATTAACATTATAACTCCCAGTTTAAATCCCGGAGACGTAAGAAACATCAAGGCTATTTTAGAAGCGTTCAATATAGATTATGTATTGCTTCCTGATGTATCCAGAACGTTGGATTCACCCTATAATAAAGATTTTAAAAGAATACCTGAAGGAGGTACCAGGCTGCAGGACATAAAGATGATGGGAGGAGCCATAGCGACGATAGAACTGGGGCTTACAATCCCTGAAAGCATATCGCCAGGCGTGTTTTTGAAGGAAAATTTCAATGTTCCGTTGTTCCGGTGTCCGCTGCCGATAGGGGTCAGAAATACAGATAAGTTTATCAATATTCTTTCAAAACTGGCAGGAAAACCTGTACCGCCTTCCTTGCAGGAAGAACGGGGGAGACTCCTAGATGGAATGATTGATTCACATAAACATAATGCTGAAGGCAGAGCAGTCATATATGGTGAGCCTGAACTGGTGTTTGCAATCAGCAGCATGTGCCTTGAAAATGGAATAACGCCTGTTCTCATAAGCACCGGGAGTCAGAATAAGGTTTTAAAGCAGCTTGTGGAAGGCATTCGGAACAATGAAGCACCTGTAGTTATTGACGAAACTGACTTTGAAACAATACAGTCGTATGTTAAAGAATTGAATGCCAATATCCTTATAGGGAACTCGGATGGCAAGATGATTACTGAAAAAGAGGGTGTTCCGCTAGTCAGAGCAGGATTCCCTATTCACGACAGGGTAGGAGGACAAAGACTGGCATATACCGGGTACAGCGGGACATTAAGGCTTTTGGATGAGATAACCAACACACTTCTCGAAAAGAAATATGAGAAATACAGGTCAGTTATGTTTAGCAAATACTTCGACGGAAGGGGATATGAAGGTATGGGAAAAGAGGATAAAACAGCATCGCATCCCTGCTTCTCGGGCGGGGCATGCAGCAATGCAAGGATGCATATACCTGTAGCGCCTGCATGCAACATATCCTGCAACTACTGCAATAGAAAGTTTGATTGTGTAAATGAAAGCAGGCCTGGGGTAACAAGTGAAGTACTGTCTCCGGAAGCAGCAGCAGCAAAATTTGTACTGATAAGAGAAAAGATCGACAATCTGAGAGTAGTAGGAATTGCGGGACCTGGTGATGCACTGGCTGACTTTGAGAACACAAGGAAAGCTGTAAAGCTGATAAGGGAAGCGGAGCCTGATATTACCTTTTGTCTATCCACTAATGGATTGATGCTTCCGTTCTATGCAGAAGAAATTATAAAGCTTGGGGTATCACACGTTACTATAACCATAAATGCAATTGATGCTGAGATAGGTGCAAAAATATATAAAGAAGTAAACTATATGGGTTCTAAACTTACAGGAAAGTACGCTGCTGAAGTTTTGATAGCAAACCAGCTGGCAGGTCTGAAATATCTTTCGTGGAAAGGTGTTGTATGCAAAGTAAACATTGTAATGATAAAGGGAATAAACGATGATCACATCGGCTTGGTTGTGAAGAAAGCCAAAGAATGTGGTGCTTTCATGACAAATATAATGCCTCTTATACCTGCAAAAGGAAGTGTTTTTGAAAATATGCCAATGACAAACAACATTGAACTCAATGCTTTACGAAAAAGATGTGAAATTGATTTGAAGCAGATGTACCATTGTAAACAGTGCAGGGCTGACGCTGTCGGCACATTGGGACAGGACCGGTCATCCGAATTCAGAAGCAGCAAATGCGGGGGATGCAGCATAAAGGTAAAGGAAAGTAAAAAGGCCTCCTATACCTTTGCTGTCGCCACTAAGTCGGGTGTGCTTGTTGACCAGCATTTCGGGCATGCAGAGGAGTTTCATATATATGGATATATTGATTCAGCCATAAGCTTTATAGAAAAACGCCGTGTTATAAAATATTGTGACGGCGGGGAAGAATGTGACAGCGAGGAAACCAAAATCACCAGTATTATAAAAATGATTGAGGACTGCAATGCGATCCTTGTAATGCGGATAGGGTACGGTCCTATGAAAAGGCTCGAAGAAAAAAATATCAGGGTTATCCAGGTATGCAGTCCGGTTGAGGATGCTATTAGACAGGCTATAACCGAAATCGTGGATAAAGAAGAGCATATGGCAGGTGTAGTATAA